One genomic region from Candidatus Binatus sp. encodes:
- a CDS encoding phosphoribosylanthranilate isomerase — MVIQIYSLTSVADAIATADVGAHLIGVVVAEAGVVAEAIDAGRAREILAAIRPRARGVALSLSDDRDEICAMVDSVRPDILHVVAREIEPEDCAWIRQRIAPVQLLRAIAVRAGETISEADTHQNCVDYLMLDSGAKGPPFLGATGETHEWSVSRNVVERSRAPVILAGGLSAENVAAAIAQVRPWGVDSFTHTDIVGQRGKKDLARVRAFIAAAMRGFADAIDASKN, encoded by the coding sequence ATGGTGATTCAAATTTACAGTCTGACTTCGGTGGCTGACGCGATTGCGACGGCGGACGTAGGTGCGCATCTGATTGGCGTGGTGGTGGCGGAGGCAGGCGTCGTGGCCGAGGCGATCGATGCGGGCAGGGCGCGCGAAATTCTCGCGGCGATCCGGCCGCGGGCGCGCGGCGTTGCGCTATCGCTGTCGGACGATCGCGACGAGATTTGCGCGATGGTCGATAGCGTGCGGCCGGATATTTTGCACGTAGTGGCGCGCGAAATTGAACCCGAAGATTGCGCGTGGATTCGCCAGCGGATCGCGCCCGTGCAACTGCTGCGCGCGATCGCGGTGCGGGCGGGCGAAACGATCAGCGAAGCCGACACGCATCAGAATTGCGTTGACTACCTGATGCTGGATTCGGGCGCGAAGGGACCGCCGTTTCTCGGCGCGACTGGCGAAACGCACGAGTGGTCAGTGAGCAGAAACGTCGTCGAGCGCTCGCGGGCGCCGGTGATCCTGGCGGGCGGCCTCTCGGCGGAGAACGTCGCCGCGGCGATCGCGCAGGTCAGGCCGTGGGGCGTGGATTCGTTCACGCATACCGACATCGTGGGGCAGCGCGGGAAAAAGGACCTCGCGCGAGTGCGCGCGTTCATCGCGGCGGCGATGCGCGGATTTGCGGATGCGATCGATGCGTCGAAGAACTGA
- a CDS encoding ABC transporter permease has product MIERLHQILIKEFIHLFRDRRARFALIIPPLLQMLIFGYAATYEVKHVSTAVLDLDRSQESREFLERFTSSNRFRIRAVLTDQSQIADLIDHRRVVLALQIHPGFAALLRKGETAPVQAILDGTDSNTALIAIGYINQIATKYAADYQLERAGRLIPAAVHFAPRIQLEERPLYNPNLESRWFFVPGVIGTLLLLSVITLTAFALVREREIGTLEQLMVTPIRPAELIIGKTLPFLLVGLGNLMLVSIAGTLWFQIPFRGSPLVLLLGTILFLSSALGVGLLISTLCTTQQQAFSLGFFFVTPAIMLSGFGYPIQSMPQALRLVTYLDPLRFFLIVLRSSFLKGVGLDVLWPQMVAMALLGAGALTLATLRFHKTLD; this is encoded by the coding sequence GTGATCGAGCGGCTGCATCAGATTCTGATCAAGGAGTTCATCCATTTGTTTCGCGATCGGCGGGCGCGCTTCGCGCTGATAATACCGCCGCTGTTGCAGATGCTGATATTCGGCTACGCGGCGACCTACGAAGTTAAGCACGTATCGACCGCGGTGCTCGATCTCGATCGCAGCCAGGAAAGCCGCGAGTTCCTCGAGCGCTTCACCTCCAGCAATCGCTTCCGGATTCGCGCGGTACTCACCGATCAATCGCAAATCGCCGATTTGATCGACCATCGCCGCGTCGTGTTGGCATTGCAGATTCATCCGGGGTTTGCGGCGTTGCTCCGCAAGGGCGAGACTGCTCCCGTCCAGGCCATTCTCGACGGTACCGATTCGAATACTGCATTGATAGCCATCGGATATATAAATCAAATAGCAACTAAGTATGCGGCCGATTACCAACTCGAGCGCGCCGGACGCCTCATCCCCGCCGCGGTCCACTTCGCGCCGCGCATCCAGCTCGAGGAACGTCCGCTGTACAACCCCAATCTCGAGAGCCGCTGGTTCTTCGTGCCCGGGGTTATCGGCACCCTGCTGCTGCTTTCGGTGATCACGCTGACCGCATTTGCTCTGGTGCGCGAGCGCGAAATCGGAACGCTCGAGCAACTGATGGTCACGCCGATTCGCCCCGCCGAACTGATCATCGGCAAAACGCTTCCGTTCCTGCTCGTGGGACTGGGCAACCTGATGCTCGTGTCGATTGCAGGGACGCTCTGGTTCCAGATTCCGTTCCGCGGTAGCCCGCTCGTGCTGCTGCTCGGTACCATCCTTTTTCTTTCGAGCGCGCTCGGCGTCGGCCTGCTCATCTCGACGTTGTGTACGACGCAGCAGCAAGCGTTTTCGCTGGGCTTCTTTTTCGTCACGCCTGCGATCATGCTGTCGGGATTCGGCTACCCGATACAAAGCATGCCCCAAGCGCTGCGCTTGGTGACCTATCTCGATCCGTTGCGCTTCTTTTTGATCGTCTTGCGCAGTTCTTTTCTGAAAGGAGTTGGCCTTGATGTGCTATGGCCGCAGATGGTTGCGATGGCGCTGCTGGGCGCCGGCGCGCTCACCCTCGCGACCTTGCGCTTTCACAAAACGCTCGATTGA
- a CDS encoding ABC transporter permease: MNFHRMLAVSRKEVLQVVRDRRSLLIVLVMPLMLMTLLGYGVNLDTKHIRVYALDREGSPASQDLLKRFQSSEYFKLVAMVTDYRALHAALDDGRCQLAIVIPHDFSARLHDGRPVKVQALVDGSDANTAQIAIAYAQGVLAGYGAAIQAAFFRRSNAPAVNPSISIETRTWFNEDLESKNFIVPGVAAIVMAVVGTLLTSLTIAREWERGTMEQLISTPVTALELILGKLIPYFALGMFDTAICVSVAVWWFEVPFRGSIVTLAVGSGLFMTVILGLGFWISVITRDQLAASQIGLVAAFLPSMLLSGFTFPIDQMAVGIRPVTYIVAARYYIIILKGVFLRGNGLRVLAVPALALSLYTVLMVLLAKRSFHKSLV; encoded by the coding sequence ATGAATTTCCACCGGATGCTAGCCGTGTCGCGCAAGGAGGTGCTGCAGGTCGTGCGCGATCGCCGCAGCCTGCTGATCGTGCTCGTGATGCCGCTGATGCTCATGACGCTGCTCGGCTACGGCGTCAACCTCGACACCAAGCACATCCGCGTGTACGCGCTCGATCGCGAAGGCAGCCCCGCGAGCCAGGATCTGCTGAAGCGGTTTCAATCGTCGGAGTATTTCAAGCTGGTCGCGATGGTGACCGACTATCGCGCGCTCCACGCGGCGCTCGACGACGGCCGCTGTCAGCTCGCGATCGTGATTCCGCACGATTTTTCCGCGCGCCTGCATGACGGCCGCCCGGTCAAGGTGCAGGCGCTGGTCGATGGCTCCGACGCGAACACCGCGCAGATCGCGATCGCCTATGCGCAAGGAGTCCTGGCTGGTTACGGCGCCGCCATCCAGGCAGCGTTCTTCCGCCGCAGCAATGCGCCGGCGGTGAATCCATCGATTTCGATCGAAACGCGCACCTGGTTCAACGAGGATCTCGAAAGCAAGAACTTCATCGTGCCGGGCGTCGCCGCGATCGTGATGGCGGTGGTGGGCACGCTGCTCACCTCGCTTACTATCGCTCGCGAATGGGAACGCGGCACGATGGAGCAATTGATCTCGACGCCGGTGACGGCGCTCGAACTGATTCTCGGCAAGCTGATTCCGTATTTTGCACTCGGGATGTTCGACACCGCGATCTGCGTCTCAGTCGCCGTCTGGTGGTTCGAGGTTCCTTTCCGCGGCTCGATCGTGACGCTGGCCGTCGGTTCCGGACTTTTCATGACCGTAATCTTAGGTTTGGGATTCTGGATTTCAGTTATCACCCGCGATCAGCTCGCGGCCAGCCAGATCGGATTGGTCGCCGCGTTCCTGCCCTCGATGCTGCTGTCGGGCTTCACGTTTCCGATCGATCAGATGGCCGTAGGCATCCGACCCGTCACCTACATCGTTGCGGCGCGCTACTACATCATCATTTTGAAGGGCGTGTTTCTGCGCGGTAACGGACTTCGAGTTCTCGCGGTCCCAGCCTTGGCGCTCAGCCTCTACACCGTGCTGATGGTGCTGCTTGCCAAGCGATCGTTTCACAAGTCGCTGGTGTGA
- a CDS encoding ABC transporter ATP-binding protein encodes MNSNGYSVEVENLVKKFGDFTAVDRISFQTRTGEVFGFLGPNGSGKSTTIRILCGLLHPTAGRATVAGYDVVESPELIRRNIGYMSQKFSLYADLTVLENLRFFAGMYGVEREIVKERIGWALEMAGLRGRESSLTGALSGGWKQRLALGCAVLHRPPIVFLDEPTSGVDPLSRRLFWELIQSMSDEGVTIFVTTHYMDEAEYCNRLALMYRGSLVALGTPTELKIGAIDGSLLLLECDRLGDAIEAVHRIDGVRDAAVFGNALHLVVSSDEIANEVRRVLESAGISVARLQAIRPSLEDAFVALTSGRTANHSAEASP; translated from the coding sequence ATGAACTCCAACGGCTATTCGGTCGAGGTCGAAAATCTCGTCAAAAAATTCGGCGACTTCACCGCCGTCGATCGCATTTCGTTTCAAACTCGCACCGGCGAGGTGTTCGGCTTCCTCGGCCCCAACGGTTCCGGCAAATCGACGACGATCCGAATCCTGTGCGGCTTGCTGCATCCGACCGCCGGCCGTGCGACGGTCGCGGGCTACGACGTCGTCGAGTCGCCCGAATTGATTCGCCGCAACATCGGCTACATGTCGCAAAAATTTTCGCTGTACGCCGATCTCACCGTGCTCGAGAACCTGCGCTTCTTTGCCGGAATGTACGGCGTGGAGCGCGAAATCGTGAAGGAGCGAATTGGCTGGGCGCTCGAGATGGCAGGCCTCCGCGGCCGCGAATCGAGTCTCACCGGCGCGCTGTCGGGCGGATGGAAACAGCGCCTCGCGCTCGGATGCGCTGTGCTGCATCGGCCGCCGATCGTATTTCTCGACGAGCCAACCTCGGGCGTGGACCCGCTATCGCGCCGCCTCTTCTGGGAACTTATCCAGAGCATGAGCGACGAAGGCGTCACGATTTTTGTGACCACGCATTACATGGACGAAGCCGAATACTGCAACCGGCTGGCGCTGATGTATCGCGGTTCGCTGGTGGCGCTCGGCACGCCCACGGAGTTGAAGATCGGCGCGATCGACGGCTCGCTGCTGTTGCTCGAATGCGATCGCCTTGGCGACGCGATCGAAGCGGTGCACAGGATCGATGGCGTCCGCGACGCCGCGGTGTTCGGCAACGCGCTTCATCTGGTGGTGTCGAGCGACGAGATCGCGAACGAGGTTCGCCGCGTGCTCGAGAGCGCGGGAATCAGCGTCGCGCGCCTGCAAGCGATTCGACCGAGTCTCGAAGATGCGTTCGTCGCACTCACCAGCGGGAGAACCGCGAATCATTCTGCGGAGGCCTCGCCATGA